From one Trifolium pratense cultivar HEN17-A07 linkage group LG1, ARS_RC_1.1, whole genome shotgun sequence genomic stretch:
- the LOC123898937 gene encoding uncharacterized protein LOC123898937 — MSIHSSKHSLIIFFILIQISSPIIKVLARNSHVINFRSPNLYPESLAWDSKKQHFLVGSLHHRTISSISDAGIVETLITDTSLPENVTVLGLTVDSRNNRILAVIHALQPLPPFNALAAYDLNSGNRLFLSILPSDEPALANDVAVDSNGNAYVTNSIGNFIWKINDKGEASIFSKSRRFTEHPVDRDTPYSLFGLNGIAYVSSGGYLLVAQSNTGKIFKVDVDDGTVRHVLLNKDLTCPDGVVLRSDGVVLVVSPEINKLWLLKSNNGWGEGVVYDEIDLGDDEGCPTSVVARERDKMYVLFGYMREGILGKVERENFRIEEIKSPKESEDENIWIYVMIGFGLVYFLYWRFQMGQLAKNMNKKIN; from the coding sequence ATGTCAATTCACTCATCCAAACACTCCcttatcatcttcttcatcctAATCCAAATTTCATCCCCAATTATCAAAGTCCTCGCCAGAAACTCCCACGTCATCAATTTCCGATCACCAAATCTCTATCCAGAAAGCCTCGCATGGGACTCCAAAAAACAACACTTCCTCGTCGGATCCCTTCATCACCGCACAATCTCATCAATCTCAGATGCAGGAATCGTCGAAACCCTAATCACTGACACATCCTTACCAGAAAATGTCACCGTTTTAGGTCTAACCGTCGATTCACGCAACAACCGTATCCTCGCTGTAATTCACGCTCTTCAGCCTCTTCCTCCTTTCAACGCACTCGCCGCTTATGATCTCAACTCCGGCAACCGTCTCTTCCTCTCGATTCTTCCATCCGATGAACCCGCTCTTGCTAACGACGTTGCTGTTGATTCCAACGGCAACGCTTATGTAACAAACTCAATCGGAAACTTCATCTGGAAAATCAATGATAAAGGAGAAGCATCGATTTTCTCCAAATCGCGGAGGTTCACGGAACATCCAGTGGACCGCGATACACCGTATAGTTTGTTTGGACTTAACGGAATTGCTTACGTCAGCAGCGGTGGTTATCTTTTAGTGGCGCAATCCAATACGGGCAAGATTTTTAAGGTTGATGTGGATGATGGTACTGTTAGGCACGTGCTTCTTAACAAAGATCTCACGTGTCCTGATGGTGTCGTTTTGAGAAGTGATGGTGTCGTTTTGGTTGTTTCACCAGAAATAAATAAGTTGTGGCTTTTAAAGAGTAATAATGGATGGGGGGAAGGTGTGGTTTATGACGAAATTGACCTTGGTGATGATGAAGGGTGTCCTACTTCTGTTGTTGCTAGGGAGAGGGATAAGATGTATGTTTTGTTTGGGTATATGAGAGAGGGTATTTTGGGAAAAGTAGAAAGGGAGAATTTTAGAATTGAGGAGATTAAGTCACCTAAGGAAAGTGAAGATGAGAATATTTGGATTTATGTTATGATTGGATTTGGGTTGGTTTATTTCTTGTATTGGAGGTTTCAAATGGGTCAGCTTGCGAAGAATATGAATAAGAAGATCAATTGA
- the LOC123896911 gene encoding MLP-like protein 28, which translates to MALIGKVETEVEIQAPASKFYNFYRKQLEHLPNISTHIHGARVHEGDWETVGSVKHYEYTIDGKKISATIIIESIDDDNKVITYSIIDKEVTGDYKSLKGIIQVIDKEHGGGGIVKWAFEYEKLKEDITGVSPESYLDLAVKVAKEIDAHLVKE; encoded by the exons ATGGCTTTAATTGGGAAAGTGGAGACTGAAGTAGAGATTCAAGCACCTGCTTCTAAGTTCTATAATTTTTATAGAAAGCAACTTGAACATCTTCCTAATATATCCACACACATACATGGTGCTAGAGTGCATGAAGGTGACTGGGAAACTGTTGGTTCTGTCAAACACTATGAATATACAATAg atggaaaaaaaataagtgcTACCATAATAATTGAGAGTATTGATGATGACAATAAGGTAATCACATATAGCATAATTGATAAGGAAGTGACTGGGGATTACAAGAGTTTAAAGGGAATAATACAAGTGATTGATAAAGAACATGGTGGTGGTGGGATTGTAAAATGGGCTTTTGAGTATGAGAAGCTAAAGGAGGACATTACAGGTGTATCTCCAGAATCATACTTGGACCTTGCTGTAAAGGTAGCAAAAGAAATTGATGCTCATCTTGTCAAGGAATAG